GTCTTCGGCGCGGCCGCTCTTTGACAGCAGATTGTGGTGAATGTCGAGAAAAATCTCGGCGCAGATCTGCAGCTCGGAATCGACCAAGCAATCGAGCGTGTGCGCGACCACACCTTCGGTGGAATTTTCGATCGGCACCACGCCAAAAGCGGTGCGTCCCTGGGTCACTTCCTGAAACACCTGCGGTATGCTCGCCGTCGGCAACAACGTCGTCGAAGCACCGAACTTCTCCCGCGCGGCCAAATGGCTGTAGGTCGCCTCGGCACCGAAAAATGCCACTTTCATCGGCGCTTCGAGGGAGCGGCAGCCGGAAACGATTTCGCGAAAGACGGAACGAATGGCGGTGGCAGAGAGCGGGCCGCGGCTCAACTCGGCGGCGTGTTGTAAGACTTCTTGTTCGCGATGAGGAACGTAGACAGGAGCGTTGCTTAAACTCTTGGTCTGACCAATCCTGCGGGCCAGGCTGGCCCGGTCGTTTAGCAGGGCGACTATCTTTCCATCAATCTGATCGATCTTTTTTCGAAGGGCATCGACCGACTCATTACGGCTCAATGACAACCTCACCAAGGCACACCGCAAGATGTGCCCACAAACTAGTACGCTGCGGCCGTAACTTATCTTAATCCCTAAAGAATTGCAAATATGGCCAAACTTTCCCTTGCCCCCAATGGGGCCACCAGCTATGACTTTAGTGCGATGCGCCAAATCGAGATCACGCCCGCCGACAACGGCAAGAAACTAGAGAATTTTCTCAAGAAAGAATTTCCCATCGGTTACGTCAGAAAATTGTTTCGCAAAAACGCTGTCCGCGTCAATGGTCAAAGAGTCAGGCCGAATTGCCTAGTCCGCTCAGGCGACAGCGTGCAACTCTACATTCAGTTCGAAGCCCAGACCAAATCCGGCCGCTCCGTTGCAGTGAAAACGCCACTGCCGATCGTCTTCGAAGACAACGAGATTCTCATCATCGACAAGCCTGCCGGGCTGGCGGTGCACGAAGCGAGCGGTATCCAGCGCCGCGACACCGTGATCGGCATCTTGGAAGCGCAATATCGCGCGCAGCCTATGCGACCGCGGCTGGTGCACCGCATCGATCAAGATACTTCCGGGCTATTGCTAGTAGCCAAAAATGACCAATCCAAAGAGACCCTTGAAGGACTCTTCGAGACGAAGAGAGTTGAGAAAATCTATATCGCGCTGGTGTCCGGTCGGCTGCCACAGCCCTCGGGAACCATCGACTTCCCGCTGCCGGGCCGCGACGACCAGCCGGTGCATGCGGTCACCCATTACAAGACAATTCAAAAATTCGCTGAAACGACACTGGTGGAAGCTCGGATCGACACCGGCAGAATGCATCAGATTCGCCTCCACTTCGCCAAGCTGGGCTATCCGGTGGTCATGGACGAGCGCCACGGCGACTTCGCCTTCAACCGCCGATTTCGCAAAGACTATGGTTTGAAGCGCCAGTTCCTGCACGCGGCGAATTTGTCGCTGGCTTATGGCGGAAAGAAAAAGAATTGGCACGCTTCGCTGCCGGAAGACTTAACCGATGTGCTGACGCAGCTATCCAAGGAAAACCGGGCGCGCTGAATCGCGCCCTTACCGCAGATTTCCGCAACGGCTGGAACAGCTGGAACGAGTTAACCCGTTAGACTTTGTACACCAGCATCAAGCCGTCGCGCACGGGCAATAAGACATTCTCCACCCGCGCATCGTCGCGAATCTTTTTATTCAGTGCATTGACTTCAGCCACCCCCGGATCTCTGGGGTCGAGGACCTTGCCGCTTTGGACCATGTTGTCGATGACGATCAAGCCGCGCGGCCGCACCAAGTCGACACAGGCATCGTAGTAGGCGCCGTAGTTCTCGCGATCGGCGTTAATGTGGCAGATGTCGAAAGGCCCGGTGACAACCTTGAGGAAGGTGAGCGCCGGCAGCAGTTTCAGTTGAATCTTCTCGCCGTGCTGGGTTTCGGCGAAATAGTGCTTGGCAAAGTCGGTGGTCTCGCGATTGGTATCGCAGGCGATCACCGTGCCGCCGCGCGGCAGCGCTTCGGCAAATGCCAGCGCGCTGAAACCCGTGAACAGCCCGAGCTGCATGATGCGCCGCGCGCCGGTCATTAGCACGAGCATCTTGAGAAACTCGGCTTCCAAGGCCCAGCCCATCATCTTCGTGCTGTGCCCCATATTGAAGGTTTCAAGCCAGAGTTTTTCCAAGGAGCTTGAGAGTGGCTTGCTGTAACGCTCAACGTAGTCTTCGATGCCTAAAGGTCGGAGCTCGATCATTGCCTCTTCCTACACCAATTACCGCGCAAGGGTTGCAAGCATCCGTTTTACCGAAACATTCGTTTCCGATTTTTTCCCGTTGCCAATTTTTCGGTCCTGCCTACGGTCCCATCAAGCGCTGTCCGCCGTCCACCGGCAGGATGGCGGCAGTGACGAACGAGGCCTCATCCGATGCCAGATAAACCGCGGCGTACGCAACATCCTCCGGCTCGCCGATGCGGCCCAGCGGCACGCGGGTTTTGTAGCGCGCCAGCTTCTCCGGCGTCGACGTATCCACCATCGGCGTGCGCGTCGGGCCGGGACAGATGCAGTTCACTCTAATCTTGTCCTTGGCGTGGTCGCCGGCCATCGCTTCAGTCAATCGCACCAAGCCCCCTTTTGATGCACAGTAGGCGGCGCGCCCCGCCTGGCCAAGCATGCCCGAGCGCGCCGCGATATGGAGGATCACCCCGCCGCCACGCTGCTGCATATACGGAATGGCGATGCGCGAGGTGACAAACGCGCCTTTCAAATTGGCATCGAGGGTTCGGTCCCAATCGTCTTCGGTAATGTCGGTGATGCTGCCGTTGGTGCGCACGCCGGCGCTGTTGACGAGAATGTCTAGACCGCCAAATCGCTGCGCGGTTTCGTCGATAAACGATTGCATTTGTTTGTAATTGCCCACGTTGCCAGCCCGGAAGAAGGCTTTGCCGCCGGCGCGTTCGATCAGCGCCACGGTTTCCAGCCCCTTCGATTCGGTCGTCGAAGTGCCACCTACGGCGGCGCCCTCTTTGGCAAACATCAGCGCGATCGCCTGACCCAGACCTGAACCAAAACCGGTGACGAAAGCGACTTTGCCTTTGAGTTTCATGCCGCCGAACCTCCGTTGGAAGACCTTGATATACAATCGTATCAAAGTTGACTCAACCGAAAGGCGTTGTTATTTTTTCGGCAACTAGGAGAAAAACATTCTATGGCTGAAGACCAACGTGTACCTGTAACCGTGCTGACCGGGTTTCTTGGCGCCGGCAAGACAACTCTGCTCAACCGCATCCTCACGGCTGACCACGGGCGGCGCGTCGCCGTGATCGTCAACGAGTTTGGCGAGGTCGGCATCGACCACCATCTTTTGATTTCTTCTGATCAGGAAGTCGTCGAAATGAGCAACGGCTGCATCTGCTGCAGCGTGCGCGGCGATTTACTGAAAAGCCTCTTTCAGCTCTTGGAGCACCGGGAGAAGTTCGACACGCTGATGATCGAAACCACCGGTCTCGCCGACCCGGCGCCGGTGGTGCAAAGCTTTTTTGTCGACGACCAGATCAAGAGCGAATATGCGCTCAACGGCGTCGTCACGGTGGTGGACGCCAAGCATATTTTTCAGCAGCTCGGCACCAACCCTGAGGCCAAGGAACAGATCGCCTTCGCCGACATGGTGCTGCTCAACAAGATCGATCTCATCAACCCCGAAGATCTGCCGGAATTAGAATTCAAACTGCGCAACTTAAACGGCGCGGCGCGCGTCTGCCAGACGCGCAATTCCGACATCGACATCAACTTGGTGCTCGATCTGCGCGCCCTGGACCTGGAGATCAAAGCCGCCAAGCACGACCACCATCACGCCCACACCGAAGACATCGAAACCGTCGCCATCGAGGTGCCGGGCGATTTAGACGGCGTCAAAATCAGCCAATGGTTCCGCGAGCTGCTCGCCGAATTCGGCGAGCGCATCATGCGCATGAAGGGCATTTTGAATCTGCGCAAAGACCCCGATCAGTTCGTTTTCCAAGGCGTGCATTTGCTTTTTGAAGGCCGCCCAGGGAGAGCGTGGGCCGAAACCGAAGACCGCGTGAACCGCCTGGTCTTCATCGGCCGCGACCTCGACAAAGAAAAAATCACCAAGGGTTTCATGGATTGCATCACCAACGACGGCGAATACGCCTCGGCGGACGACGTCGACCCATACGGCAAGAAACAAGATGTCTCGAAGTTTACCCTCGATCAGATTCGCTATTGGGTGCAGACGATCCTCACCTTCCCACCCGACGCCCCCATCGTCGTCAAAGAAGTCCCCTGCGTGAAGGCCGGCTGCCCGCCGGTGGAAACCGCGCTGATGGTGTTTCTGAAAAACGAGCCGCCCAAGACTTTCAAAATCCTGGCGCGCATCAACGACGTGACTTTCGATCATGTTTATAACTTGATCGAAAATCCGCTGCCGTGCTGTTAGTCAATAAACGCCGACGGCGGTGGCGCTAACAATCCCGCGGGATCTAACGCGTGTCCAGTGCTTTTCAAATATGCGCTCATCGCGTTCTCTGCGTCCTTGTTGTGCCAACGATCCAAATTTGGTCGTTTTCCGGCACGTGTTCGTACCCAAAGCGTTTCCGGCCTCCAGACGGGGTCCGAGTTGGCCAATGTGACAAACTATAGTTCAACTCCTCCACCGTGCGTACCCCTGCGACTTAGTCAACTAAATCACGTCCGTCCCGGATCGGTGCCCCGGATTTGCGCCCCGGCGTCGGACAGTGAGCCTCCGTTCGGCGAATTCCCGGGCTGCACGACAAACGCAAGCTTCGCCGCGGCACCTCGATTGTGGTTTGCGCGTTGTGAAGTTGAACGACTAGCCGAGAATCTTCTCGACGGCGACAACCAGACCGGGCACGCTGCTGGATGCTATCGTGTCGCTGCGGCGAAATTTTTCGATTTTGCGATAAACCCCGTCAACGGGATCAGTATGCTTTTCGATGCATTCGGCGGGAAGATCGGCCAGCCATGCTTCGGCAATGCCGGCACGGGCGTAAGCAGGAAATTTTGTTTCGCGGTCATACGTAACAGTTGTGTCGGCTACTTCAACGACTAGCAGGACATCCGCAACCTTCGACAACTCGCTTGCATAAAAATCGTCACGCGGTTGGAGAACGGCGATGTCAGGCTGCGGTTCCGAGAAATCATTGAGCAAAATTGGATTTTGGCCGCTGACAATCGCCCGATCACCGAGCTGGCGGTCAAACTCTCTGTGCGTACGATTTACTACCGCGACATGAAGGCTACCTATGGGGCTCATTTTCAGGATTTCACCTTCGATCAATTCAACGCGATCATCCTCGGAAAAAATTCCCGCCGCGCCCATGCGGTGGTATTCCTCTACAGAAAAACATCGGCGTGCGGGTTGAACTGACATGGCTAAACCTTAAACCTCATCGCTTTGTCAATTATACGCAACGCTGTATCAAAAAACTACCCGTCTCAGCGCGCCGGTAGCGGCCCGGCACCGACGAGCTTCTTAAACAATTCGACCACCTCGGGCTCACGCGGAATCGCCTTGATCGCCTTCTCGTGGTTCTCCGGCAAGAGCGGCGTCGGGTCGTCGCCAGTTAATTTCTTGTACTCGCGGAAGAACTCCTTGTCTTGAAAGGTTTTGCGGAAAGCCGCCTGAATGATTTCAATGCGGTCTTTCGGAACGCCTGGCGGCAGTACGAAGGGCGTGCCGGCGATGCGGAACGAACGCGACATGTTAATCACTTTCCGATCCAGGTCGGTTTTAGCGAAGGTATCCAGCTCTTGGAGTTTAGGGAAGTCTGGATTCTTGTCGCCCTTGGGCACTTCGATGATCGCATGAAAATCCACCGGCGAATTGGCGCCAAGCCAATCGCGGTTGGCCTGCACGATCGAATCGACGCCGGTGGCGCGGGCGTCGATCTCGCCGCGCAGCAGCGCCGGGTCCATTTCGGCACCGCTGTAGGAGGCAATGAAGCGCGGTTCTCTCAAACCGAGTATGTAGGCAAACAAGCGCCCTTCGTTGTAAGTGACAAACCCCACCGACTGGGCGCCGATGCGCACGCCGGTGGCGGCCTGCAATTTTGCGACGGTGTTTAAGCCGGCCTCTTTGCGCGTGAGAAAAACTGCGTGGTAGGTGCTGTAGGGCGAGCCCAGGTAGGAAAACTTGTCGATGTCATACTGCACGCCGGAATCGCCCAGGATGGCGCTCGAAATCGTGCCGATACTCGGGTTGCCGATAACAGTAGCATCGGCGCGCGCCACTTTGAAAAGATGATTGGCCGCTTTGCGCCCACCGGCACCGGGCATGTATTCCATAATAATAGTCGGATTGCCGGGAATGTACTTTTGCAGAAACGGCACCAACGACTTGGTGCGAAGATCGCCGGTGCCGCCAGGCTCGCGGCCCTGAATCAGAGTAATAGTCTTACCCTGAAAAAATGACTGCTGCGCTTGAGCAGAAGCGAATCCCAAGCAAGTCAGAAGTATCGTTGCCAACGTTGACTCTATGACCTGCAGTTTCATATTCATCCCTCTTACCTTTGCGTCCTTTGCGCCTTTGCGCGAGGCATATCTTCTACTACTCTACCACCAATTTCCGCACGATCTCATACATCGCGCGCACGCCCGACTTCAAACTCTCCACCGACATGCGCTCGTCGATGCCGTGCACCATTCCCTCGTTCACCGAACTCGCGCGATTGGGCAAAAAGCCTAAACAGGGAATCGCTTTCTCGCGAAAAAAATGGCAATCGGTAAAGCCGCTACCCATCGACTCGATGACCGGCGTGCCCGGGTCGGTGGCATTGGCATAATCCGTAATGACTTTCATCGCTTCCGGGCTATGGGGCGTCTTGGCCGCGTTGCGCGAAAGCATAATTTCGACTTTGATCGAATCGTCGCCAATCACCTTGCGCAAGTCCGCGATGAACGCCTGCGGGTCTTCGCCGGGCAGCAAGCGCACGTCGATCTCGGCGGCGGCAAATGCCGGTATGACGTTGATCTTGTCCGAGCCCTTGAGGCCGGTGATCGAAATCGTGTTGCGCACCCGGGCATTGTTCGAGCGATCTTTGACGAACTCAGCTAACACCGCCGGATCTTCCAGCGATTTGCGCAGATCGCGATAGCGCTCACGCCACGGTTGCGGCGCGGTTGCCGCGCTGTCGGCATAGAACTTTTGCACCTCGGGCACGACTTTGATCGGCGTCTGATAACTTGCGACGCGCTGCAGCGCGCCAATCAATCGCAGCACTGCTTGATTGGGCCCCGGCGACGCCGCATGCCCTGGCGCGCCCACCGCCGTTAGCTTCAACCAGAGCGGCACTTTCTCCGAAACCCCAACGCTGTAAACCCTCGCTGTTCCCTTCTCATCAACGCGAATACTGCCGCCCTCATTCAATACCACACCGACGTTCTTGAAAAGGTCCGCATGATTCTCGACCAAGAATCCAGCACCGAAAACACCGCCGGCTTCTTCGTCGGCCGTGCCCAGGAGAATCACATCGCCTTTGAGCGCGGTGTTCTGACGTTTCAGCCCCACGACGGTCATCAACCCGAGCACACCGCCGCCCTTGTTGTCGATGGCGCCGCGTCCCCAGACCGCGCCGTCTTTGACGACCCCGCTAAAAGCGGTTTCTTTCCAGAGCCGGCTCTCTGCGGGCACGACGTCCATGTGGTGCATGAGCACCAGGGCCTTCTTCGAACCGTCGCCGGGCAGCCGCGCGTAAAAATTGGCCCGGCCCGGCGCCGATTCGATCACGCGGTTCTCGATGCCTTCCTTGTCGAAGATGGCTTTGAGAAATTGCGCGGCTTTCATTTCGTTGCCCGGCGGATTGGTCGTGTCGATCTGCACGTAGCGGCTGAGCAAGCTCACCGCTTCGTCTTCCAGCGCTTTCCAGTTGAGGGTTTCGGCGCTATGCGCTTGACCCGTTAACGCTGCCAACAGCAGCGCCGCGCCAGCGAAATACTTTTTCATGCCGCCTCCTGCTTCGCCAAAAACTTTTGCGCTGCCGTGCGGATCTCCGCGCGCGCGCCGGGATGAAACCAGCGGACCTCGTTGACGCCGCGAAACCAGGTGAGCTGCCGCTTGGCAAGATGACGCGTATCTTGTTTCATCATCTCTAAGCCGCTCTCCGGCAACACTTCGCCGCTCAAAATCAAGCCCGCGTGGCGGTAGCCAACGCTTTGCAGCGGCTTAAGATTCAAGACATAGCCGCGCTGCACGAGGCTCGCAACCTCTTCGACCAGTCCCCGCGCCATCATCTCCCCGCAGCGTTGATTGATCGCTTCGTAAAGCGCCTTGCGGTCGCGGTCCAGACCGATGAGCAGATAATCGAGAGGGTTCTCGGCAAAAGCATGTTCCTTTTGCCATTCGCTCATGGGCCGTCCGGTCAGCTCAAACACTTCCAGAGCGCGCAGGATCCGTTGGCGATCGTTGGGATGAATCCACGAAGTCGCGGCGGCGTCGACGGCGGCAAGCCGCTGGTACAGCACCGGGAGCCCCTGCCGGTCGGCTTGCTCCGAAAGTCGCGCGCGGATTGGCTCATCCCGCGCCGGGCCGACAAACAAACCCTTCGTCAAAGCTTTGATGTAAAGCCCGGTCCCGCCGCAGACGATGACCGAGTGGCCGCGCTGCTGAATTTGCACAATCGCTGCCATCGCCAGGCTGCGAAAACGCGCCGCGCTGAATTCTTCATCGGGATTGACGACATCGATCAGATGATGGGAAATCCGCTGGCGCTCGGCCGGCGACGGTTTTGCCGTGCCGATGTCCATGTAGCGGTAGACCTGCTGCGAGTCGGCGTTGACGATCTCGGCGCCTAACACGCCAGCTAGATCGAGTGCGACTTCGCTTTTGCCTACTGCTGTGGGACCGACGACGATAATTATTTTTGGCTTCATAAAACTATGAAAAGCCTGAACACCATAGGCTGACAGCCTGTTCGGAGCCCTTCGACTGGGCTCAGGGCGAACGGATCGGAGGTCCGAATGGCTGGGGGAATCATCCGTTCATGCTGAGCTTGTCGAAGCATTCTTCCGAGTTCTTAGCGGCCTGCTAGACTATGCGCTTAAACAGCCGCTCCAGCTGCTCGCTGCTAAACTCGACCAGCACCGGCCGGCCATGCGGGCATTGAGTGGCAAACTCGATTTTGTCCAGCTCGGCGAGCAGCGCGCGCATCTCGGTCATCTCCAGTTTACGATTCGCTCTGATTACGCTGTGACAGGCAATTGTCGCCAGGCGATCTTCGAGATGTTGCCGCAACCGGTCCGACGCATCCACCTCCGCCAGCTCGGCAACCATCTGCTTGACCACTTGGGTGTAGTCGTCCTCTGGCAAGAGCGCAGGCGCGCTCTTGATGGCGTAGGAACCGGGGCCAAAAGGTTCGAGCACAAAACCGTAGCGTTCGAGCAGCGGCAGCTTTTGTTCCAACAGCATCATTTCACCCCCGGATAGATCCACCAGCTGCGATACCAGTAGGCGCTGTTTATCGATCGATCCGTGCGCGAGTTGAGCGCGTAGCTTCTCGAACGCGACCCGCTCGTGGGCGGCGTGTTGGTCCACCAAAGTCAGGCCGCGCGCCGAGACGCAGACCAAGTAGCAGCCGAGAATTTGCCCGAGCACGTGCAACGATGAAAAGAATCCCGACTGGTAGCGTTCCGGGGCTTCAGATGTTGGCTGTGTTGCCAGAGCGACACCGGCTGCCCCATCCGGCAAATCTACTCTGGGCCGCGCTGGTGGAATGAAATAAGGCAGCGGCGCTTCGCGCACAGCCCCCCAAGAAGCCATTGCAGTTGCCGCATACGGCGCCGGCGCGCGCGCCTCGACTTTGAGCGCCTGGCGCACTGCCCCGACCACCGCTTCGTGAATTTCCGACTGCCGGCGAAAGCGCACTTCATACTTTGCCGGATGAACATTCACATCAACGTCGGCAAACGGCACGTCGAGAAACAGCACGACGGCGGGGTACTGCCCTTTCATCAGCAATGTGTCATAGCCTTGCAGCACGGCGTGGGTGACGACTTTGTCGCGCACATAGCGCTGGTTCACGAAGCTAAAAAGATAGCGGGTGTTGGGAAAAGAAGTGGGTGCCGAGCTCAGATAGCCGGAGATCGTCAAATCGCCGCGCTGCCAGGAAAACGGCTTTAGCCCCCGGGCGACATCGCGCCCCAAAACTTGCTGGAGGCGATCCAGCGGATCTTTAACGGCAACGTAGTCGGCGACGTTGCGGCCGTCGTGCTGCAGGCGAAAATGCACCAGCGGATGGCCGAGGGCCATACGATTGACCACGTCGCAGATATGGTTCAACTCGGTTGCCGGCGATTTAAGAAACTTGCGCCGCGCCGGCGTATTGAAAAAAATCTCCCGGATATCAATCGTCGTGCCCTTGGCGGCGGCCGCCGCGTGCACTTCGCTCTTCTTGCCGCCATCGACGCGCAAGGAGAAACCGGCTTGATTGTGCGGCTCGCGGCTGACGATCTCCATTTTGGCGATGGAGCCGATGCTCGGCAGCGCTTCACCACGAAACCCTAAGGTGCCGATGCGAAACAGATCCTCGTCCTTCTTGATCTTGCTGGTGGCGTGGCGTTCGACCGCAAGTGACAGATCCTCCGCGGACATACCGGCACCGTTGTCCGTGATCCGAATCGATGCCGTGCCGCTCTTCTCGATGGCGATAAAGACTTCGCTGGCGCCGGCGTCAATGGAGTTCTCGATTAGCTCCTTGACGACGGATGCCGGGCGTTCGACCACCTCACCCGCCGCAATGCGGCTCGCCATCACTTCGGAGAGAATTTGAATTTTTGGCGGCAAGAGAAACCTCCAGCTTCAAACCATACCGACGCACTCAATGACGGTCAACAACGCCACAAACCGGGAATCGATCGCCCCAGGTGCATGCTGTCGTTAGTGCTAGCCCGGATTATTCACGCGGCGGGGACAAGCTGCGACACTGTGTCGGTCGAGGTGGAACTCTGGAGGAGCGAAGGCATCAGCGCAAATCGTTCGGTTTCATTCGCCAACGCGTGGTACCGCCTTCGACCCTTTCACTGCCATTCGCAGGGCAGGGCGACCAGCCGGTCGCCCCTAAAAGGCTGCGTCGGGGCGTAGGTCTGTCGCCTTCGCTCCGGAAGAGTTTCACCTCGACCGCGCCGCAGCCACGAATGATCCGGGCTAGCGCAGGATCGGCTTTTTCGCAGGGCCACAGTAGCAGATTCTTCGTCGCTGCTCTCCTCATCAGAATGACAATGCGGAAGATTCACCCAATCCAATCGCCAAAGTTTTTCTTGCTTTCGCCGCAAGCTTCTGCAAGAACCGGAGGAATCCTGTCGTAACCGAGGCCCCGCTGAACTTCTCTCTCAAATCTTTTTCACAACTCTTCTACGGCTGGCGCATGGTCGGCTTGGTTTCGGCGCTGCGCGTCCTGGGCGGGGGGTTGCACAACTACGGCTTCACCGTGTTCTTTTTGCCGATCAGCCATGACTTGGGTCTCAGCCGCGCCGAAACGTCCTTGGCGTTTTCCTTAGCACGCGCCCAGGGTGCCATCGAAGGCCCTTTTGTTGGCTATTTCATCGATCGCTTCGGGCCGCGCCCGATGATCCTGATCGCCACGCTGCTCTGCGGGCTCGGCTACATCGCTCTCGGTTGGGTGACCGACTACAAGACGTTTCTGATCGTTTATCTCGGCATCATTTCTCTAGCCTTCAACCCCGGATTTGTCCACGCGCCGATGGCGATAGGCAACACCTGGTTCATCCGCTGGCGCGCCCGAGCGATGACGGTGATCAGCTCCGCCGTGCCGATCGGCGGCACCATAATCACGCCTTTCCTCGCTCTCGCCGTGCAGCATTGGGGCTGGCGTTGGGGCGCGATCTTGGGCGGCATTTTGTTTTTGCTGCTCGGTATTCCACTGGCCATCGGCGTGCGCCACTCGCCCGAGAGCATGGGGCTGCTGCCCGACGGCGAACCGCCTCCAAAGCCCACCGAAGTTTCCGACACCAAGTCAAAATCCTCCTCGGAAGATCCCAGCGCCAGCAACGACCCAACTCTCAAAGAAGCGATGAAGACCTACATCTTCTGGCTCTTCGTCGTTGCGATGACCGTGCGTGTGCTGGCCTATAGCACCATCAGCGTGCACTTCGTGCCGATCATGGTTTGGAAGGGCATGGCCGAGGAAAACGCGGCGTTCTTGCTGGCGAGCTTCGCGTTTTTAAATTGGGCCGCCCACTACGTCATCGGCTGGTTCGCCGACAACACCAATCGGCCCAAATTGCTGGCGCATTGCTTGGTGATCGCGGCGCTGTCCGTGTTGGTTTTGATTTGGGGCAATGGCGCGCTCGCTCTCTGGGCGTTTACCATTGGCTTCACCGTCATCGATTCGTCCTTCCCCATCGTTTGGGCAACCATTGGCGACTTCTATGGTCGACAACACTTCGCCACTATTCGTGGCATGATGTCGTTTTTTTACACCTGGGGCAGCGTGCTGGGGCCGGTCATCGCCGGCGCAGCCTACGACCGCAGCCAAAGCTACTATGAAACTCTTTGGGGTCTGATGGTCATCTTAGCGCTAGGCGCGGCTCTCACAGCACTCACAATCGGTCCGTGGAAGAAGCTGCAGCCAATCACCGCCGCCGATGGTTAGCGATTGTTCGACAATTTCGGATCGAGCGCATCGCGCAATGCATCGCCGAGCAGATTGAAGCTCATCAGCGCGAAAAAAATAAACAGCCC
This window of the Deltaproteobacteria bacterium genome carries:
- the pheA gene encoding prephenate dehydratase — its product is MSRNESVDALRKKIDQIDGKIVALLNDRASLARRIGQTKSLSNAPVYVPHREQEVLQHAAELSRGPLSATAIRSVFREIVSGCRSLEAPMKVAFFGAEATYSHLAAREKFGASTTLLPTASIPQVFQEVTQGRTAFGVVPIENSTEGVVAHTLDCLVDSELQICAEIFLDIHHNLLSKSGRAEDVRRILSHPQALAQCRGWLTSRFPNVAVEEVASTAHAAQTAAQDGAVAAVASAMAKEVYDLKAVAANIEDRSNNITRFLVIGKMQTSPSRDDKTSLVFSVKDKPGVLYRMLQPFAKSRINLSKIESRPLKNKPWEYMFFLDMRGHREQGTVKRAIATLEKNCTFLKILGSYPSGV
- a CDS encoding RluA family pseudouridine synthase yields the protein MAKLSLAPNGATSYDFSAMRQIEITPADNGKKLENFLKKEFPIGYVRKLFRKNAVRVNGQRVRPNCLVRSGDSVQLYIQFEAQTKSGRSVAVKTPLPIVFEDNEILIIDKPAGLAVHEASGIQRRDTVIGILEAQYRAQPMRPRLVHRIDQDTSGLLLVAKNDQSKETLEGLFETKRVEKIYIALVSGRLPQPSGTIDFPLPGRDDQPVHAVTHYKTIQKFAETTLVEARIDTGRMHQIRLHFAKLGYPVVMDERHGDFAFNRRFRKDYGLKRQFLHAANLSLAYGGKKKNWHASLPEDLTDVLTQLSKENRAR
- a CDS encoding methyltransferase — translated: MIELRPLGIEDYVERYSKPLSSSLEKLWLETFNMGHSTKMMGWALEAEFLKMLVLMTGARRIMQLGLFTGFSALAFAEALPRGGTVIACDTNRETTDFAKHYFAETQHGEKIQLKLLPALTFLKVVTGPFDICHINADRENYGAYYDACVDLVRPRGLIVIDNMVQSGKVLDPRDPGVAEVNALNKKIRDDARVENVLLPVRDGLMLVYKV
- a CDS encoding SDR family oxidoreductase encodes the protein MKLKGKVAFVTGFGSGLGQAIALMFAKEGAAVGGTSTTESKGLETVALIERAGGKAFFRAGNVGNYKQMQSFIDETAQRFGGLDILVNSAGVRTNGSITDITEDDWDRTLDANLKGAFVTSRIAIPYMQQRGGGVILHIAARSGMLGQAGRAAYCASKGGLVRLTEAMAGDHAKDKIRVNCICPGPTRTPMVDTSTPEKLARYKTRVPLGRIGEPEDVAYAAVYLASDEASFVTAAILPVDGGQRLMGP
- a CDS encoding GTP-binding protein; protein product: MAEDQRVPVTVLTGFLGAGKTTLLNRILTADHGRRVAVIVNEFGEVGIDHHLLISSDQEVVEMSNGCICCSVRGDLLKSLFQLLEHREKFDTLMIETTGLADPAPVVQSFFVDDQIKSEYALNGVVTVVDAKHIFQQLGTNPEAKEQIAFADMVLLNKIDLINPEDLPELEFKLRNLNGAARVCQTRNSDIDINLVLDLRALDLEIKAAKHDHHHAHTEDIETVAIEVPGDLDGVKISQWFRELLAEFGERIMRMKGILNLRKDPDQFVFQGVHLLFEGRPGRAWAETEDRVNRLVFIGRDLDKEKITKGFMDCITNDGEYASADDVDPYGKKQDVSKFTLDQIRYWVQTILTFPPDAPIVVKEVPCVKAGCPPVETALMVFLKNEPPKTFKILARINDVTFDHVYNLIENPLPCC
- a CDS encoding Uma2 family endonuclease, yielding MSVQPARRCFSVEEYHRMGAAGIFSEDDRVELIEGEILKMSPIGSLHVAVVNRTHREFDRQLGDRAIVSGQNPILLNDFSEPQPDIAVLQPRDDFYASELSKVADVLLVVEVADTTVTYDRETKFPAYARAGIAEAWLADLPAECIEKHTDPVDGVYRKIEKFRRSDTIASSSVPGLVVAVEKILG
- a CDS encoding M20/M25/M40 family metallo-hydrolase, translated to MKKYFAGAALLLAALTGQAHSAETLNWKALEDEAVSLLSRYVQIDTTNPPGNEMKAAQFLKAIFDKEGIENRVIESAPGRANFYARLPGDGSKKALVLMHHMDVVPAESRLWKETAFSGVVKDGAVWGRGAIDNKGGGVLGLMTVVGLKRQNTALKGDVILLGTADEEAGGVFGAGFLVENHADLFKNVGVVLNEGGSIRVDEKGTARVYSVGVSEKVPLWLKLTAVGAPGHAASPGPNQAVLRLIGALQRVASYQTPIKVVPEVQKFYADSAATAPQPWRERYRDLRKSLEDPAVLAEFVKDRSNNARVRNTISITGLKGSDKINVIPAFAAAEIDVRLLPGEDPQAFIADLRKVIGDDSIKVEIMLSRNAAKTPHSPEAMKVITDYANATDPGTPVIESMGSGFTDCHFFREKAIPCLGFLPNRASSVNEGMVHGIDERMSVESLKSGVRAMYEIVRKLVVE
- the miaA gene encoding tRNA (adenosine(37)-N6)-dimethylallyltransferase MiaA: MKPKIIIVVGPTAVGKSEVALDLAGVLGAEIVNADSQQVYRYMDIGTAKPSPAERQRISHHLIDVVNPDEEFSAARFRSLAMAAIVQIQQRGHSVIVCGGTGLYIKALTKGLFVGPARDEPIRARLSEQADRQGLPVLYQRLAAVDAAATSWIHPNDRQRILRALEVFELTGRPMSEWQKEHAFAENPLDYLLIGLDRDRKALYEAINQRCGEMMARGLVEEVASLVQRGYVLNLKPLQSVGYRHAGLILSGEVLPESGLEMMKQDTRHLAKRQLTWFRGVNEVRWFHPGARAEIRTAAQKFLAKQEAA